A portion of the Tachysurus fulvidraco isolate hzauxx_2018 chromosome 8, HZAU_PFXX_2.0, whole genome shotgun sequence genome contains these proteins:
- the tut1 gene encoding speckle targeted PIP5K1A-regulated poly(A) polymerase isoform X1, whose translation MATDPDIKTLTNGFICKLCDVKIPNEASLGAHMNGKKHQHLCRLRAKRKAQEENSVYVSGFKPDTSTSELSEYFQQFGPVSEVIMDKERSLYAIVEFTESTSTEAVLAQLQHRLDGLKLRVKPRERKEFKLASKGKHDRTKPHISLEKLNHELCLMSSVNEQMQKMVEIFQLSENDSKARQLLIQLLEEVFIEFLPDCQIVPFGSSVNTFGSHSCDLDLLLDLENTKAFQNRTRMLEQQTPENQSEDGQSEDILSDINLATASPAELLELVAAILRKCTPGVHKIQTVSSARLPVVKFSHRQLNLQGDITINNRLAVRNTRFLQLCSGLDSRVRPLVYTVRFWAKQKQIAGNPSGGGPLLNNYALTLLVLFYLQTISPPVLPSVEQLKNMACEEEECVIDGWDCTFPSQPIGVPPSKNTDDLCTLLFGFFTYFSKFDFPGSVLSLRAGRILPITDFLSRDDMSDTAENLDSARQKPTEHPKLGPVNILDPFECHHNVAGNLTERTHKNLRREFCEAEKYCRSQQYQRKSSKGKSWGLVKLFAPHAEGPSCSHDALEKVPEINIPFRAAILTPSFRAELSSAGEAFRVLWFKKVCSALEVVFNDILKCTLSDHVEISQDQTVTKDEEINNNQSLDNSSHQQTVQTGIKRPLSIEEGPSCSSSPLEKRMRLEPTTNYPEVAHWTWTQKHPVWAGRRKIRRILLKTSDESSKPEGGCSSIESRVTQYIIENDSNPKEKVQFGVDAVVAGSDECTKAVLKFKATDDPAGHFQDFVHFLDTFLPKMVDTLLAKSE comes from the exons ATGGCGACCGACCCAGACATCAAAACATTAACAAATGGATTTATTTGCAAGTTATGCGATGTTAAGATTCCTAACG AGGCGAGTTTAGGGGCCCACATGAATGGGAAGAAGCACCAGCACTTGTGCAGACTGCGGGCGAAGAGAAAAGCTCAGGAGGAGAACAGCGTGTATGTCAGCGGCTTCAAACCCGATACGTCTACCAGCGAGCTGTCTGAATATTTCCAGCAGTTcggacccgtgtccgaggtcaTCATGGACAaggagagg aGTCTGTATGCCAttgtagagtttacagagagCACGAGCACCGAGGCAGTGTTGGCTCAGCTGCAGCATCGTTTGGACGGACTGAAGCTCCGCGTAAAacccagagagagaaaggagttCAAGCTGGCCAGCAAGGGGAAGCACGACCGAACAAAACCTCACATCAGCCTGGAGAAGCTCAACCACGagctctgcctcatgtcttct GTAAATGAGCAGATGCAGAAAATGGTGGAGATTTTCCAGCTGAGTGAGAATGACAGTAAAGCAAGGCAGCTTCTCATTCAGCTCCTGGAGGAGGTCTTCATCGAATTTCTACCAG attGTCAGATCGTTCCATTTGGCTCCTCTGTGAACACGTTCGGTTCCCACTCGTGTGACCTCGATCTCCTCTTGGACCTGGAGAACACCAAAGCCTTCCAGAATCGCACCAGGATGTTAGAGCAG CAGACGCCCGAGAACCAGTCAGAGGATGGACAGTCAGAAGACATCCTGTCCGACATCAACCTGGCCACGGCTTCCCCCGCGGAGCTGCTGGAGCTGGTGGCGGCCATTTTGAGAAAGTGCACACCTGGAGTGCATAAGATCCAGACAGTGAGCAGCGCACGCCTCCCAGTGGTCAAGTTCAGCCATCGGCAGCTCAACCTGCAGGGAGacatcaccatcaacaacaG GCTGGCGGTCAGAAACACGCGATTCCTGCAGCTCTGCTCGGGGCTGGACTCCAGAGTGCGCCCTCTCGTCTATACTGTACGATTCTGGGCCAAGCAGAAACAAATTGCAG gAAATCCGTCTGGCGGGGGGCCACTGCTGAACAACTACGCACTGACGCTGCTGGTCTTATTCTACCTGCAGACAATCAGTCCACCTGTACTGCCTTCTGTGGAGCAGCTCAAGAACATGGCAT GTGAGGAGGAGGAATGTGTCATTGACGGATGGGACTGCACCTTCCCTAGTCAGCCGATCGGCGTGCCTCCTAGTAAAAACACAGACGACCTGT GCACTTTACTTTTTGGTTTCTTTACCTACTTCTCCAAGTTTGATTTTCCTGGATCCGTGCTGTCTCTGAGAGCCGGGCGCATTCTTCCCATCACAGACTTTCTGAGCAGAGATGATATGTCTGATACTGCAGAGAACTTGGACAGTGCAAGGCAAAAACCAACTGAACACCCTAAACTTGGACCTGTTAACATCCTGGACCCATTTGAGTGCCACCATAATGTAGCTGGCAACCTTACCGAGCGAACACACAAGAACCTACGCAGGGAGTTCTGCGAAGCTGAGAAGTACTGCCGGAGCCAGCAGTACCAGCGCAAGTCATCCAAGGGCAAGTCCTGGGGGCTAGTTAAGCTTTTCGCACCACATGCAGAGGGTCCCTCCTGCTCACATGATGCATTAGAAAAAGTCCCGGAGATCAACATCCCATTCAGGGCAGCCATTTTGACACCTTCTTTCCGTGCAGAGCTGAGTTCAGCAGGAGAGGCATTCCGAGTCCTTTGGTTCAAAAAGGTCTGCTCCGCCTTGGAGGTGGTGTTCAATGACATTCTCAAGTGTACACTGTCAGACCATGTCGAGATCAGTCAAGATCAAACCGTCACCAAAGATGAGGAAATTAACAATAATCAGAGTCTTGACAATTCCAGCCATCAGCAAACAGTTCAGACTGGAATAAAGAGACCTTTGTCCATAGAGGAAGGTCCATCCTGCTCTTCTTCACCCCTGGAAAAGAGGATGAGACTGGAACCAACAACAAATTATCCAGAGGTGGCTCACTGGACCTGGACTCAGAAACACCCGGTGTGGGCTGGCCGAAGGAAGATCCGGAGAATTTTACTGAAAACAAGTGATGAGTCCTCCAAGCCTGAAGGGGGCTGCAGCAGCATTGAGAGCAGGGTGACCCAGTACATCATAGAGAATGACTCAAACCCAAAGGAGAAAGTGCAGTTCGGGGTGGATGCCGTTGTAGCCGGCAGTGACGAGTGCACGAAAGCGGTGCTTAAATTTAAAGCAACCGATGATCCTGCAGGACATTTTCAAGACTTCGTCCATTTTCTTGATACTTTCCTGCCCAAGATGGTGGATACATTGTTGGCGAAATCTGAATGA
- the tut1 gene encoding speckle targeted PIP5K1A-regulated poly(A) polymerase isoform X3 translates to MATDPDIKTLTNGFICKLCDVKIPNEASLGAHMNGKKHQHLCRLRAKRKAQEENSVYVSGFKPDTSTSELSEYFQQFGPVSEVIMDKERSLYAIVEFTESTSTEAVLAQLQHRLDGLKLRVKPRERKEFKLASKGKHDRTKPHISLEKLNHELCLMSSVNEQMQKMVEIFQLSENDSKARQLLIQLLEEVFIEFLPDCQIVPFGSSVNTFGSHSCDLDLLLDLENTKAFQNRTRMLEQVCDHGSSEDILSDINLATASPAELLELVAAILRKCTPGVHKIQTVSSARLPVVKFSHRQLNLQGDITINNRLAVRNTRFLQLCSGLDSRVRPLVYTVRFWAKQKQIAGNPSGGGPLLNNYALTLLVLFYLQTISPPVLPSVEQLKNMACEEEECVIDGWDCTFPSQPIGVPPSKNTDDLCTLLFGFFTYFSKFDFPGSVLSLRAGRILPITDFLSRDDMSDTAENLDSARQKPTEHPKLGPVNILDPFECHHNVAGNLTERTHKNLRREFCEAEKYCRSQQYQRKSSKGKSWGLVKLFAPHAEGPSCSHDALEKVPEINIPFRAAILTPSFRAELSSAGEAFRVLWFKKVCSALEVVFNDILKCTLSDHVEISQDQTVTKDEEINNNQSLDNSSHQQTVQTGIKRPLSIEEGPSCSSSPLEKRMRLEPTTNYPEVAHWTWTQKHPVWAGRRKIRRILLKTSDESSKPEGGCSSIESRVTQYIIENDSNPKEKVQFGVDAVVAGSDECTKAVLKFKATDDPAGHFQDFVHFLDTFLPKMVDTLLAKSE, encoded by the exons ATGGCGACCGACCCAGACATCAAAACATTAACAAATGGATTTATTTGCAAGTTATGCGATGTTAAGATTCCTAACG AGGCGAGTTTAGGGGCCCACATGAATGGGAAGAAGCACCAGCACTTGTGCAGACTGCGGGCGAAGAGAAAAGCTCAGGAGGAGAACAGCGTGTATGTCAGCGGCTTCAAACCCGATACGTCTACCAGCGAGCTGTCTGAATATTTCCAGCAGTTcggacccgtgtccgaggtcaTCATGGACAaggagagg aGTCTGTATGCCAttgtagagtttacagagagCACGAGCACCGAGGCAGTGTTGGCTCAGCTGCAGCATCGTTTGGACGGACTGAAGCTCCGCGTAAAacccagagagagaaaggagttCAAGCTGGCCAGCAAGGGGAAGCACGACCGAACAAAACCTCACATCAGCCTGGAGAAGCTCAACCACGagctctgcctcatgtcttct GTAAATGAGCAGATGCAGAAAATGGTGGAGATTTTCCAGCTGAGTGAGAATGACAGTAAAGCAAGGCAGCTTCTCATTCAGCTCCTGGAGGAGGTCTTCATCGAATTTCTACCAG attGTCAGATCGTTCCATTTGGCTCCTCTGTGAACACGTTCGGTTCCCACTCGTGTGACCTCGATCTCCTCTTGGACCTGGAGAACACCAAAGCCTTCCAGAATCGCACCAGGATGTTAGAGCAGGTTTGTGACCAtggctc GTCAGAAGACATCCTGTCCGACATCAACCTGGCCACGGCTTCCCCCGCGGAGCTGCTGGAGCTGGTGGCGGCCATTTTGAGAAAGTGCACACCTGGAGTGCATAAGATCCAGACAGTGAGCAGCGCACGCCTCCCAGTGGTCAAGTTCAGCCATCGGCAGCTCAACCTGCAGGGAGacatcaccatcaacaacaG GCTGGCGGTCAGAAACACGCGATTCCTGCAGCTCTGCTCGGGGCTGGACTCCAGAGTGCGCCCTCTCGTCTATACTGTACGATTCTGGGCCAAGCAGAAACAAATTGCAG gAAATCCGTCTGGCGGGGGGCCACTGCTGAACAACTACGCACTGACGCTGCTGGTCTTATTCTACCTGCAGACAATCAGTCCACCTGTACTGCCTTCTGTGGAGCAGCTCAAGAACATGGCAT GTGAGGAGGAGGAATGTGTCATTGACGGATGGGACTGCACCTTCCCTAGTCAGCCGATCGGCGTGCCTCCTAGTAAAAACACAGACGACCTGT GCACTTTACTTTTTGGTTTCTTTACCTACTTCTCCAAGTTTGATTTTCCTGGATCCGTGCTGTCTCTGAGAGCCGGGCGCATTCTTCCCATCACAGACTTTCTGAGCAGAGATGATATGTCTGATACTGCAGAGAACTTGGACAGTGCAAGGCAAAAACCAACTGAACACCCTAAACTTGGACCTGTTAACATCCTGGACCCATTTGAGTGCCACCATAATGTAGCTGGCAACCTTACCGAGCGAACACACAAGAACCTACGCAGGGAGTTCTGCGAAGCTGAGAAGTACTGCCGGAGCCAGCAGTACCAGCGCAAGTCATCCAAGGGCAAGTCCTGGGGGCTAGTTAAGCTTTTCGCACCACATGCAGAGGGTCCCTCCTGCTCACATGATGCATTAGAAAAAGTCCCGGAGATCAACATCCCATTCAGGGCAGCCATTTTGACACCTTCTTTCCGTGCAGAGCTGAGTTCAGCAGGAGAGGCATTCCGAGTCCTTTGGTTCAAAAAGGTCTGCTCCGCCTTGGAGGTGGTGTTCAATGACATTCTCAAGTGTACACTGTCAGACCATGTCGAGATCAGTCAAGATCAAACCGTCACCAAAGATGAGGAAATTAACAATAATCAGAGTCTTGACAATTCCAGCCATCAGCAAACAGTTCAGACTGGAATAAAGAGACCTTTGTCCATAGAGGAAGGTCCATCCTGCTCTTCTTCACCCCTGGAAAAGAGGATGAGACTGGAACCAACAACAAATTATCCAGAGGTGGCTCACTGGACCTGGACTCAGAAACACCCGGTGTGGGCTGGCCGAAGGAAGATCCGGAGAATTTTACTGAAAACAAGTGATGAGTCCTCCAAGCCTGAAGGGGGCTGCAGCAGCATTGAGAGCAGGGTGACCCAGTACATCATAGAGAATGACTCAAACCCAAAGGAGAAAGTGCAGTTCGGGGTGGATGCCGTTGTAGCCGGCAGTGACGAGTGCACGAAAGCGGTGCTTAAATTTAAAGCAACCGATGATCCTGCAGGACATTTTCAAGACTTCGTCCATTTTCTTGATACTTTCCTGCCCAAGATGGTGGATACATTGTTGGCGAAATCTGAATGA
- the tut1 gene encoding speckle targeted PIP5K1A-regulated poly(A) polymerase isoform X2: MATDPDIKTLTNGFICKLCDVKIPNEASLGAHMNGKKHQHLCRLRAKRKAQEENSVYVSGFKPDTSTSELSEYFQQFGPVSEVIMDKERSLYAIVEFTESTSTEAVLAQLQHRLDGLKLRVKPRERKEFKLASKGKHDRTKPHISLEKLNHELCLMSSVNEQMQKMVEIFQLSENDSKARQLLIQLLEEVFIEFLPDCQIVPFGSSVNTFGSHSCDLDLLLDLENTKAFQNRTRMLEQTPENQSEDGQSEDILSDINLATASPAELLELVAAILRKCTPGVHKIQTVSSARLPVVKFSHRQLNLQGDITINNRLAVRNTRFLQLCSGLDSRVRPLVYTVRFWAKQKQIAGNPSGGGPLLNNYALTLLVLFYLQTISPPVLPSVEQLKNMACEEEECVIDGWDCTFPSQPIGVPPSKNTDDLCTLLFGFFTYFSKFDFPGSVLSLRAGRILPITDFLSRDDMSDTAENLDSARQKPTEHPKLGPVNILDPFECHHNVAGNLTERTHKNLRREFCEAEKYCRSQQYQRKSSKGKSWGLVKLFAPHAEGPSCSHDALEKVPEINIPFRAAILTPSFRAELSSAGEAFRVLWFKKVCSALEVVFNDILKCTLSDHVEISQDQTVTKDEEINNNQSLDNSSHQQTVQTGIKRPLSIEEGPSCSSSPLEKRMRLEPTTNYPEVAHWTWTQKHPVWAGRRKIRRILLKTSDESSKPEGGCSSIESRVTQYIIENDSNPKEKVQFGVDAVVAGSDECTKAVLKFKATDDPAGHFQDFVHFLDTFLPKMVDTLLAKSE; encoded by the exons ATGGCGACCGACCCAGACATCAAAACATTAACAAATGGATTTATTTGCAAGTTATGCGATGTTAAGATTCCTAACG AGGCGAGTTTAGGGGCCCACATGAATGGGAAGAAGCACCAGCACTTGTGCAGACTGCGGGCGAAGAGAAAAGCTCAGGAGGAGAACAGCGTGTATGTCAGCGGCTTCAAACCCGATACGTCTACCAGCGAGCTGTCTGAATATTTCCAGCAGTTcggacccgtgtccgaggtcaTCATGGACAaggagagg aGTCTGTATGCCAttgtagagtttacagagagCACGAGCACCGAGGCAGTGTTGGCTCAGCTGCAGCATCGTTTGGACGGACTGAAGCTCCGCGTAAAacccagagagagaaaggagttCAAGCTGGCCAGCAAGGGGAAGCACGACCGAACAAAACCTCACATCAGCCTGGAGAAGCTCAACCACGagctctgcctcatgtcttct GTAAATGAGCAGATGCAGAAAATGGTGGAGATTTTCCAGCTGAGTGAGAATGACAGTAAAGCAAGGCAGCTTCTCATTCAGCTCCTGGAGGAGGTCTTCATCGAATTTCTACCAG attGTCAGATCGTTCCATTTGGCTCCTCTGTGAACACGTTCGGTTCCCACTCGTGTGACCTCGATCTCCTCTTGGACCTGGAGAACACCAAAGCCTTCCAGAATCGCACCAGGATGTTAGAGCAG ACGCCCGAGAACCAGTCAGAGGATGGACAGTCAGAAGACATCCTGTCCGACATCAACCTGGCCACGGCTTCCCCCGCGGAGCTGCTGGAGCTGGTGGCGGCCATTTTGAGAAAGTGCACACCTGGAGTGCATAAGATCCAGACAGTGAGCAGCGCACGCCTCCCAGTGGTCAAGTTCAGCCATCGGCAGCTCAACCTGCAGGGAGacatcaccatcaacaacaG GCTGGCGGTCAGAAACACGCGATTCCTGCAGCTCTGCTCGGGGCTGGACTCCAGAGTGCGCCCTCTCGTCTATACTGTACGATTCTGGGCCAAGCAGAAACAAATTGCAG gAAATCCGTCTGGCGGGGGGCCACTGCTGAACAACTACGCACTGACGCTGCTGGTCTTATTCTACCTGCAGACAATCAGTCCACCTGTACTGCCTTCTGTGGAGCAGCTCAAGAACATGGCAT GTGAGGAGGAGGAATGTGTCATTGACGGATGGGACTGCACCTTCCCTAGTCAGCCGATCGGCGTGCCTCCTAGTAAAAACACAGACGACCTGT GCACTTTACTTTTTGGTTTCTTTACCTACTTCTCCAAGTTTGATTTTCCTGGATCCGTGCTGTCTCTGAGAGCCGGGCGCATTCTTCCCATCACAGACTTTCTGAGCAGAGATGATATGTCTGATACTGCAGAGAACTTGGACAGTGCAAGGCAAAAACCAACTGAACACCCTAAACTTGGACCTGTTAACATCCTGGACCCATTTGAGTGCCACCATAATGTAGCTGGCAACCTTACCGAGCGAACACACAAGAACCTACGCAGGGAGTTCTGCGAAGCTGAGAAGTACTGCCGGAGCCAGCAGTACCAGCGCAAGTCATCCAAGGGCAAGTCCTGGGGGCTAGTTAAGCTTTTCGCACCACATGCAGAGGGTCCCTCCTGCTCACATGATGCATTAGAAAAAGTCCCGGAGATCAACATCCCATTCAGGGCAGCCATTTTGACACCTTCTTTCCGTGCAGAGCTGAGTTCAGCAGGAGAGGCATTCCGAGTCCTTTGGTTCAAAAAGGTCTGCTCCGCCTTGGAGGTGGTGTTCAATGACATTCTCAAGTGTACACTGTCAGACCATGTCGAGATCAGTCAAGATCAAACCGTCACCAAAGATGAGGAAATTAACAATAATCAGAGTCTTGACAATTCCAGCCATCAGCAAACAGTTCAGACTGGAATAAAGAGACCTTTGTCCATAGAGGAAGGTCCATCCTGCTCTTCTTCACCCCTGGAAAAGAGGATGAGACTGGAACCAACAACAAATTATCCAGAGGTGGCTCACTGGACCTGGACTCAGAAACACCCGGTGTGGGCTGGCCGAAGGAAGATCCGGAGAATTTTACTGAAAACAAGTGATGAGTCCTCCAAGCCTGAAGGGGGCTGCAGCAGCATTGAGAGCAGGGTGACCCAGTACATCATAGAGAATGACTCAAACCCAAAGGAGAAAGTGCAGTTCGGGGTGGATGCCGTTGTAGCCGGCAGTGACGAGTGCACGAAAGCGGTGCTTAAATTTAAAGCAACCGATGATCCTGCAGGACATTTTCAAGACTTCGTCCATTTTCTTGATACTTTCCTGCCCAAGATGGTGGATACATTGTTGGCGAAATCTGAATGA
- the pyyb gene encoding peptide YYb translates to MRSCLVPIAVVLCVLVCMAEAYPPKPEPPAGDAGPEELAKYHTALRHYINLITRQRYGKRSSPEVEMAELLFGGDEQDVRPRMDRMDDGLVW, encoded by the exons ATGAGGTCTTGTTTGGTGCCCATAGCCGTGGTGCTGTGTGTCCTGGTGTGTATGGCTGAGGCATATCCTCCCAAACCTGAACCTCCGGCGGGAGACGCGGGGCCCGAAGAGCTGGCCAAGTACCACACGGCACTGCGCCACTACATCAACCTGATCACCAGGCAAAG atatgGGAAGAGATCCTCTCCAGAGGTAGAGATGGCTGAGCTGCTCTTCGGAGGTGATGAACAGGACGTGAGGCCACG AATGGACAGAATGGATGATGGTTTGGTCTGGTAA